The genomic DNA TACGAGCAATAATCACTAACTGGGAATCCACATCCTCCACTTTAGGCCGCTGGGGTACATTCACCACATCTTCCAGCACCAACGGATGCAAATTAAACACTTGACCCATTCTCCGCCAAATATCTTCATTTCCCAAGCCCAGCACATCAACCCAAGAAACCGACTCGGTATCCAAATAGGGAAGGCAAGCTTCCGGTGTCTGGACTTCAACGCGGGTCGCTTTGGCTTCGTTATAGTCAATCAAGACAATTATCGGTGGAGGGGCGTCTGCCTCAAGGTCGAGAGTTCCCGGTAGACTCCCAGGTTCGTCGTAGTTGAAATCAACATAAGATTCATCTTCATCTTCCACAACGGCTTGTGCAGCTAATCCTGAAGGTGAGAAATGTTTTTCTGCCATGCTATTTTTAGACGATACTTAAGCGCGATTCTATTAAATCCTGGGCGACAAAAGTGACATCTTTTACGCTCCAGCCCCGATTCCTTACCATAATATTGTGCAATACACGCAAATGATGACGATCGCACCAACTAAACTGATTCGCACCTGGGGTAGCTTGGATAAAGTCTTTATCCAAAACCAAGTCTTACAAATATCCGGCTGGACAGCTTCAATTAACGCAGGCTCTCTGGAAAGCTTTAAGGTTACCTGTGCAGGTAAAGAGTTGACCGAATTCGAGATGGCTTTGGAGATCAAGAGCCCTGATGTCGTAGAGGTTTATCCAAATCTAGAATACGCTCAAAAGGCTCGCTTCCGCATTCGCGTGCCTTTAGGAAAAGAAGACCCACAAGAGATTCGGGATTGCTTGATCGCTGTAACTCCCTTGTTTAAAGAAGGATGGGGAGGAAGTCTACTCCGCCTTGTCGAACCTTCTCTACCAATTCCCAGTTTAGAGCAGGGCGAATTGCTTGCCTGGATCGGCGCAGGCGCAGACGAATACTTTACCATTACATCTATTGAGTTTCTCGGCTACTTTTTACATAAAGCCAATCTCCTACCGACAGACTCCGTACTCGATATTGGCTGCGGTATGGGTCGCATGGCCTACAGCCTAGCTTACTACTTGGCTCCCACAGCTCGATACGAAGGCTTCGATATTATGGAGGAATTGATTGAATGGGCTAAAACAAATATCAGTTCTCGGTTTCCCAACTTCAATTTCCAACAGGTAGACATTTACAATCAACTTTATAATCCGAAAGGAACTTTGCCAGCGATCGAATTTGTTTTCCCCTACGATGACGAAAGTTTCGACTTTGCTTTTTTGGGGTCGGTGTTTACTCATATACCCGCTTGCGAAGTTCGCCATTACCTAGAAGAAATCTATCGAGTTCTCAAGCGTGGCGGTCGTTGTTTTTGTACTGTCTTTATCTACAACCAAGAGTCGGCAAAGTTGATTGCCCAAGGGAAAAGTTCTGCCGAACTTGTTTACCAAATTGATGATTACTTTGCTACCAGCGTGGATATGCCGGAGTATTTCACTGGCTTCCAGGAAGATTTGCTGATGGAGTGGATTCGCGATCGCGGTTTCACCGTCCAGGGTAAATATTACGGCTCTTGGTGCGGTCGCAGCGAACATACCAGCTACCAGGATATCCTCATTATCCAAAAAGATTGAACTTCTTGCTACGCAGAGTGGGGGAGTGGGAGAAACAACAATATTCAGGTGGAAAAACTAGAGGTAATCTTCGCAGCTGAAAAACCCGGTTTCTTCAAGAAACCGGGTTTTTCTGTGTCGAAAAGCGCTGTCTTAACGATCGCTCATCATGGATCGCCAAAATAGTGCTAATTGCTGATGAGAGATCCCTACATCATGCCGCCCATGCCGCCCATGCCGCCCATGCCACCCATATCGGGCGCACCGCCAGCAGGTTTCTTCTCTGGTTTTTCGACAACCAAAGCTTCAGTTGTTAATACCATACTGGCGATCGAACCGGCGTTTTGCAAAGCCGATCGCACAACTTTAGCTGGGTCGATAATTCCAGCGGCAATCATATCTTCAAATTTTTCTGCCAGTGCGTTGTAGCCGATATTGAATTCGGTGTCTCGCACTTTTTCCACAATTACAGAACCTTCTACGCCTGCATTATCGGCAATTTGACGCAAAGGTGCTTCCAGCGATCGTCCAATAATATCGGCACCGATCTTTTCTTCTTCGTTCAAGCTATTTTTAATTTCGTTAATTTTCTTGGACAGATGAATCAAAGTAGTGCCGCCACCTGGTACAATCCCTTCTTCTACAGCAGCTTTGGTAGCGTTGAGGGCGTCTTCAATTCGCAGCTTGCGGTTTTTGAGTTCGGTTTCTGTAGCTGCCCCTACTTTAATTACAGCTACGCCACCAGCAAGTTTGGCAATCCGTTCTTGGAATTTTTCTCTGTCGTATTCCGAGTCGGTTTCTTGCAGTTGTTTGCGAATTTGGCCGATTCGCTTTTCCACGTCTGCTTTGGTGTCTCCAGCGGCAACGATCGTCGTACTTTCTTTATCGATCGTCACTTTGCGTGCCACACCCAACATCTCCAGACTGATGGCATCTAAGCTGAGTCCGACTTCTTCAGAAATCATCTGACCGCCAGTCAGAACGGCAATGTCTTGCAGCATGGCTTTGCGGCGTTCGCCAAAACTAGGTGCTTTAATGGCAGCAGCACTTAATACACCCCTAGCTTTGTTCACTACCAAAGTTGCCAAAGCTTCCCCTTCTACATCTTCGGCAACGATCAGTAATGGTTTACCCAAACGGGCAACTCGTTCCAAAACGGGAATTAAATCCTGGATGGCGCTGATTTTTTTGTCGGTAATCAAGATGCGAACATCTTCGTATTCCACCGTCATCCGTTCGTTGTTGGTGACGAAGTAGGGGGAAATGTAACCGCGATCGAGCTGCATTCCTTCGACTACTTCCAGTTCTGTTGTCAGCGACTTCGATTCTTCAACGGTAATTACGCCGTCTTTGGTGACTTTCTCCATCGCTTCGGAAATCATTTGCCCGACTTCCTCGTCGTTACCGGCGGAAACAGTTGCTACTTGGTTGATGGCAGCACCTTCTACTGGCTTGGCAATTGCTTGGATTTCCTTCACCAAGGCGGCGATCGTTTTTTCGATGCCATGCCGCAAGGAAACTGGATTGGCACCAGCCGCGACGTTCTTCAAGCCTTCGCGAATCATCGCTTGGGCTAGAACGGTGGCTGTGGTGGTACCATCGCCGGCAACGTCCTTGGTTTTAGACGCGACTTCCCGAATTAGCTGGGCACCCGTGTTTTCTAAGGGGTCTTCCAGTTCAATTTCTTTGGCAATGGTAATCCCGTCGTTGACAATCTCCGGTGCGCCAAATTTCTTTTCCAGTACGACGTTGCGACCTTTTGGCCCCAACGTAATCTTAACGGCATCGGCCAGGGCGTTGACGCCCCTTTCTAATGCCCGCCGAGACTCTTCATCGAATGCAACTATTTTTGCCATCTTTCGTTTTCTCTCGCTTCCATTAGCCAATTTAGCACTCTGCGGATTTGAGTGCTAATCAAAATTTGGACATCGGGAGAGTGGGGGAGTGCGGGAGTGGGAGTGCGGGGGAGCGGGAGAGCGGGAGAGCGGGGGAGCGGGGGAGTGGGAGAGAAGGGAAGCAGAAGAATTAATATTTCCCCTTTTCCCTTTTCCCTTTTCCCTTTTCCCTTTTCCCTTTTCCCTTTTCCCTTTTCCCTCTTCCCCTAACCCCTAACCCCTAGCCCCTAATCCCTAACCCCTAATACATATTTGTAATTTTTTGTCAATAGTTTCCCGGATTCTAAATTCACTCAAACGGATTAACGGAAGTGGCGGGGATCGATCGGCATCTTGCCGCCACCTCATTTCCCAAGGAGTTCAGATATGACAGCAAGGTATAAAAAATCTACTGGAAGAAAAACTTGTTCCCATCGGCTTGACTCTATTTGCCCTATCTGTTGTATTGTTCCGCCGCATATGTTGAAGGAGATTTCCCAGAACGGCAACGAAAGTCAGCGTGCTTGGGCTTTTCAAACGTTGATGGTGTCGGAACAGTTTCGCGGACAGCGTAAGATATTGAGCCGTCTGTCGTCGATCGCAATGGCATCAGCTGGGGAGAAGCGCCGCACGATCTATGATGCCAAAAATGGCTCCGAACTTCCCGGTATGCTAATTCGCGGAGAGGGCGATCCTGCAACTGGAGATTTGGCAGCAGACGAAGCCTACGATGGTTCGGGTGCTACTTACGATTTCTACTATGAGATATTCGGGCGCAATTCGATCGACGATCGCGGTATGCGTTTGGACTCTACCGTTCATTTCGGTGTCAACTATGATAACGCTTTTTGGAACGGTAGCCAGATGGTATATGGCGATGGGGATGGCGAAATTTTTGAACGCTTCACCAAGGCAATTGATGTGATTGCCCACGAGTTAACTCATGGTGTGACGGAACATGAAGCCGGCTTGATTTATTGGGGTGAATCTGGCGCATTGAACGAATCTTTTTCTGATGTTTTCGGTTCTCTAGTGAAACAGCGCGTTCTCAATCAAACTGTGGATGAGGCTGACTGGATTATCGGGGCTGGTTTGTTTACACCCAACGTTAACGGAGTGGGGATTCGATCGATGAAGGCACCCGGCACCGCATACGATGACCCGGTGTTGGGTAAAGACCCTCAACCCGCCCATATGAAAGACATCTACAAGGGTTTTGAAGATAACGGCGGCGTGCATATCAACTCCGGTATTCCCAACCATGCCTTTTACCTCGCGGCAATGGAAATTGGCGGCTACGGTTGGGAAAAAGCTGGCAAAATATGGTACGTCGCCTTAAAAGATCGACTCCGCCAGCGATCGAATTTTAAAAGATCTGCGAATAATACGATCGCTATTGCTGGAGAACTTTACGGCGTTGAGAGTATGGAACAAAAGGCAGTCCGTCACGCTTGGCAACAAGTGGGAGCGATCTAAAGTCAAAAGTCAAAAGTTAAAAGTCAAAAAGAAGAGAAAGAGAGAATAGGGAAAATATGAGTTCTTCCACTCCCGACTCCCCCGCTCTCCTTCTCACCTTCTTAGCAATTTTAGATTTTGGATTTTGGATTAAAAGAATTTTTGGATTCATGCCCCGCCCCTTGTGGGCCGAACAAATCTAAAATCACAAATCTAAAATTTCCAAGCTGCGTCAAGAAAGTGAGCGCAGTCAATCCAAAATCGCAAATCTAAAATCCAAAATCGATTGACTTTTGCCTTTTGCCTTTTGCCTTTTTACTTTTGAATTCTATTTTTTAGCCATTCGAGTAGCGGCTTTAAATTAGCAGGCGCGGCTTGTTCGCCAACTACAACTGTATGTTGCCGATCGTCATCTTCCAAAGTCAGCTTATATTGAAAGCGATCGGGCTGACTGCTATTAGAAGTTATATTTGGGGCTAAATTTAGGAAATCGGCGGCGTCAAGTAGTTGGCGTAGCCGATTTGCTTCTTCTGCCGATAAAGTAGCGGTATCAAATACTTTTGTCAGGCGGATTCCGGCAAAACCGCCAGTACGTTCAAAAGTGATTCGCATAATGTTGTGATTTGTGATTAGTTAGCCGTCATTTGTCATCAGTCAAGCATAATCACCCCGATAATATCCACATCTACATAATTCTTGACTCAGTTCCGAACAAATGACAAATGACCGATGACAAATGACGCAATTACTTATGCCATAACCATACCACCATCTACATTAAATACTTGTCCGGTGATGTAGGAAGCCGCTGCATCAGCAGCGAGAAAGCGAATCATCCCTGCAACTTCTTCTGGTTGACCGTAGCGTCCGAGCGGGATATATTTCAAAATCTCGTCTGATTTGAGATTGCTGGTCATATCTGTGGCAATAAATCCAGGTGCAACCGCATTTACCGTAATACCGCGACTGGCAAGTTCTTTGGCAATGGTTTTGGTAAATCCAATCACGCCAGCTTTGGCGGCGCTGTAGTTAGCTTGACCGGGATTTCCCATTTGACCGGCCACGGAAGTAATATTAACAATGCGACCGGAGCGTTGTTTCAGCATTACTTTACTGACGGCGCGAGTACAGAGAAACACGCCGGTAAGGTTGAGGTCAATTACTGCTTGCCAATCTTCTGGTTTCATCCTTAATAAAAGGGTGTCGCGAGTAATACCAGCGTTATTGACAAGTACATCGACGCGACCCCACTTGTCCATTGTGGCGTTGAGAAGGGCGTCAACTTGGTCGGCTTTGGAAACGTCGGCTTGGAGTGCGATTGCATTACCTCCAACCTTAGTGATTTCTGCTACAACTTCTTCGGCTGCACCACTGGAACTGGCATAGTTGACAACCACGTTGGCTCCCTCAGTTGCTAAGGCTAAGGCTGTAGCGCGACCGATTCCCCGCGATGCACCTGTAACAATTGCAACCTGTCCGCGCAACCGCCGATCGTTCTCTGGCAATACTTCCATGTATGTCGTTGATTTGAATAACTGCGCTAACTATATTAAGTTGATTCGTACCTGAGACTCACAAAATTCTTTCGATCGATAATCTACGATTGAGTTAGCTTAATTCGCGAGAAGCCCCAGACTGATTTCTTCGAGATATATCGAGGCGAAGCCGAGTCCCCCAGGAAATCAGTCTGGGATGAATTGCGGCTCAACGGAGGTAGGGAGTTGACCAATTACACTGGAGCGGGAAAACGAGCAATCAGGCTTCTGACTAATTCTGATTTGGTCATGCCACGGCTAATTGCCTGTTGCTCTAATTGTCTCATCTTGTATCCAGTAATTCTAATTTCTAGCTTTTTGTCTTCCATTTTTGTCCAGACAATAGTTCATCCATACAATATATTGTTCTGTAGGTCGATAAACAGGAAAGTAAGCAAGTGAGAACAGCGTATC from Aerosakkonema funiforme FACHB-1375 includes the following:
- a CDS encoding protealysin inhibitor emfourin, whose translation is MRITFERTGGFAGIRLTKVFDTATLSAEEANRLRQLLDAADFLNLAPNITSNSSQPDRFQYKLTLEDDDRQHTVVVGEQAAPANLKPLLEWLKNRIQK
- the fabG gene encoding 3-oxoacyl-[acyl-carrier-protein] reductase; this translates as MEVLPENDRRLRGQVAIVTGASRGIGRATALALATEGANVVVNYASSSGAAEEVVAEITKVGGNAIALQADVSKADQVDALLNATMDKWGRVDVLVNNAGITRDTLLLRMKPEDWQAVIDLNLTGVFLCTRAVSKVMLKQRSGRIVNITSVAGQMGNPGQANYSAAKAGVIGFTKTIAKELASRGITVNAVAPGFIATDMTSNLKSDEILKYIPLGRYGQPEEVAGMIRFLAADAAASYITGQVFNVDGGMVMA
- the groL gene encoding chaperonin GroEL (60 kDa chaperone family; promotes refolding of misfolded polypeptides especially under stressful conditions; forms two stacked rings of heptamers to form a barrel-shaped 14mer; ends can be capped by GroES; misfolded proteins enter the barrel where they are refolded when GroES binds), which encodes MAKIVAFDEESRRALERGVNALADAVKITLGPKGRNVVLEKKFGAPEIVNDGITIAKEIELEDPLENTGAQLIREVASKTKDVAGDGTTTATVLAQAMIREGLKNVAAGANPVSLRHGIEKTIAALVKEIQAIAKPVEGAAINQVATVSAGNDEEVGQMISEAMEKVTKDGVITVEESKSLTTELEVVEGMQLDRGYISPYFVTNNERMTVEYEDVRILITDKKISAIQDLIPVLERVARLGKPLLIVAEDVEGEALATLVVNKARGVLSAAAIKAPSFGERRKAMLQDIAVLTGGQMISEEVGLSLDAISLEMLGVARKVTIDKESTTIVAAGDTKADVEKRIGQIRKQLQETDSEYDREKFQERIAKLAGGVAVIKVGAATETELKNRKLRIEDALNATKAAVEEGIVPGGGTTLIHLSKKINEIKNSLNEEEKIGADIIGRSLEAPLRQIADNAGVEGSVIVEKVRDTEFNIGYNALAEKFEDMIAAGIIDPAKVVRSALQNAGSIASMVLTTEALVVEKPEKKPAGGAPDMGGMGGMGGMGGMM
- a CDS encoding M4 family metallopeptidase, which encodes MTARYKKSTGRKTCSHRLDSICPICCIVPPHMLKEISQNGNESQRAWAFQTLMVSEQFRGQRKILSRLSSIAMASAGEKRRTIYDAKNGSELPGMLIRGEGDPATGDLAADEAYDGSGATYDFYYEIFGRNSIDDRGMRLDSTVHFGVNYDNAFWNGSQMVYGDGDGEIFERFTKAIDVIAHELTHGVTEHEAGLIYWGESGALNESFSDVFGSLVKQRVLNQTVDEADWIIGAGLFTPNVNGVGIRSMKAPGTAYDDPVLGKDPQPAHMKDIYKGFEDNGGVHINSGIPNHAFYLAAMEIGGYGWEKAGKIWYVALKDRLRQRSNFKRSANNTIAIAGELYGVESMEQKAVRHAWQQVGAI
- a CDS encoding class I SAM-dependent methyltransferase, whose protein sequence is MQYTQMMTIAPTKLIRTWGSLDKVFIQNQVLQISGWTASINAGSLESFKVTCAGKELTEFEMALEIKSPDVVEVYPNLEYAQKARFRIRVPLGKEDPQEIRDCLIAVTPLFKEGWGGSLLRLVEPSLPIPSLEQGELLAWIGAGADEYFTITSIEFLGYFLHKANLLPTDSVLDIGCGMGRMAYSLAYYLAPTARYEGFDIMEELIEWAKTNISSRFPNFNFQQVDIYNQLYNPKGTLPAIEFVFPYDDESFDFAFLGSVFTHIPACEVRHYLEEIYRVLKRGGRCFCTVFIYNQESAKLIAQGKSSAELVYQIDDYFATSVDMPEYFTGFQEDLLMEWIRDRGFTVQGKYYGSWCGRSEHTSYQDILIIQKD
- a CDS encoding CopG family transcriptional regulator, producing the protein MEDKKLEIRITGYKMRQLEQQAISRGMTKSELVRSLIARFPAPV